Proteins from one Listeria innocua genomic window:
- a CDS encoding sugar phosphate isomerase/epimerase family protein, with the protein MKLGTQNQAFFPENIEEKFAYVKEMGFEGFEIDGKLLVENLDEVKSAIKKTGLPVSTACGGYDGWIGDFIEERRLNGLEEIKAILEALAEVGGQGIVVPAAWGMFTYRLPPMVSPRSQAGDFKAVSESLIYLDKIAGETGTKVYLEPLNRYQDHMINLLSDAQKYIDENELKNVEIIADFYHMNIEEDSIPTALEEHKDSIGHIHVADNHRYQPGSGSLDFKTSFDQLKKNGYSGFLTFECRVRSENPEQAYKDALAHLKSCLI; encoded by the coding sequence ATGAAATTAGGCACACAGAACCAAGCATTTTTCCCAGAAAATATAGAAGAAAAATTTGCTTATGTAAAAGAAATGGGCTTTGAAGGTTTTGAAATTGATGGTAAATTGCTTGTTGAGAATTTGGATGAAGTGAAGAGTGCTATCAAGAAAACGGGGCTACCTGTTAGTACTGCATGTGGCGGTTATGACGGCTGGATTGGTGACTTCATTGAAGAGCGCAGACTGAACGGTTTAGAAGAAATTAAGGCAATTTTAGAAGCTTTAGCAGAAGTTGGCGGGCAAGGGATTGTTGTTCCAGCGGCGTGGGGAATGTTCACTTATCGTCTTCCACCAATGGTTTCGCCGCGTAGCCAAGCCGGAGATTTCAAAGCAGTGAGCGAGTCGTTAATTTATTTGGATAAAATTGCTGGTGAAACTGGGACGAAAGTTTATCTTGAGCCACTTAACAGATACCAAGATCACATGATTAATTTGCTAAGTGATGCGCAGAAATATATTGATGAAAATGAACTTAAAAATGTAGAAATTATCGCTGACTTCTATCATATGAATATTGAAGAAGATAGCATTCCAACTGCGCTTGAAGAGCATAAAGATTCCATTGGTCATATTCATGTTGCTGACAATCATCGCTATCAACCAGGAAGCGGCAGCCTTGATTTTAAAACAAGTTTTGATCAACTGAAAAAGAATGGTTACAGCGGATTTTTAACTTTTGAATGTCGTGTTCGTAGTGAAAATCCTGAACAAGCTTATAAAGATGCGTTGGCACATTTAAAAAGCTGTTTAATTTAA